Proteins co-encoded in one Opitutus terrae PB90-1 genomic window:
- the ffh gene encoding signal recognition particle protein, giving the protein MFESLTEKLGQALRNLRGVGTLSEENMAEALKEVRSALLSADVHFKVAREFVERVQQQAVGQQVTKGIAPGQQVIKIIHDELVRLLGEGTTALSGERPLKVLMVGLHGSGKTTSTAKLGKLLKKRGYRPFVVACDVYRPAAIDQLEILAKQEELGFYADRVSKDVPAIGSAALAEAQAATADCIIFDTAGRLQIDQDLIEEVKRLRARVQPDEVLLVADGALGQEAVNVAKAFHDALQLTGLVLTKMDGDARGGAALSIKTITGVPIKFVGTGEKTADFEPFHPDRLASRILGMGDVVSLVEKAQETIDQKDAEKMAEKLRKADFNLEDFLAQMQQVKKMGSMQSIVGMLPGMSGMQLPEGADKQMARTEAIIKSMTFQERRKPEILNGSRRKRIADGSGTKIVEVNQLLKQFSEMQKMMRMFKGGGGKKMMRQLEAMRGKGGMPGF; this is encoded by the coding sequence ATGTTCGAATCGCTCACCGAGAAACTGGGCCAAGCCCTGCGCAACCTTCGCGGCGTCGGCACCCTGTCCGAGGAAAACATGGCGGAAGCGCTCAAGGAAGTGCGCTCCGCCCTCCTCTCCGCCGACGTCCATTTCAAGGTCGCGCGCGAGTTCGTCGAACGCGTCCAGCAGCAGGCCGTCGGCCAGCAGGTCACCAAAGGCATCGCGCCCGGCCAGCAGGTCATCAAGATCATCCACGACGAACTGGTCCGCTTGCTCGGCGAAGGTACCACGGCGCTCTCCGGCGAGCGGCCGCTGAAGGTGCTGATGGTGGGTCTCCACGGCTCGGGCAAAACGACGTCCACGGCGAAATTGGGCAAGCTGCTCAAGAAGCGCGGGTATCGGCCATTCGTCGTCGCGTGCGACGTGTATCGCCCCGCCGCCATCGACCAGCTCGAGATTCTCGCGAAGCAGGAGGAGCTCGGTTTCTACGCGGATCGCGTCTCGAAGGACGTGCCCGCGATCGGCAGCGCGGCGCTCGCGGAGGCCCAGGCGGCGACGGCTGATTGCATCATTTTCGACACCGCCGGCCGGTTGCAGATCGACCAGGATCTCATCGAGGAAGTGAAGCGGCTCCGGGCGCGCGTACAGCCCGACGAAGTGCTGCTGGTGGCGGACGGCGCGCTCGGTCAGGAAGCGGTCAACGTCGCGAAGGCGTTTCACGATGCGCTGCAGCTCACCGGACTGGTCCTCACGAAGATGGACGGCGATGCGCGCGGGGGCGCGGCGCTGTCGATCAAGACGATCACCGGCGTGCCGATCAAATTCGTCGGCACGGGTGAAAAAACGGCGGACTTCGAACCGTTTCATCCCGACCGGCTGGCTTCGCGGATCCTTGGCATGGGCGACGTCGTGTCGCTCGTTGAAAAAGCGCAGGAGACGATCGACCAGAAGGACGCCGAGAAGATGGCGGAGAAGCTCCGCAAGGCGGACTTCAATTTGGAGGACTTCCTCGCGCAGATGCAGCAGGTGAAAAAGATGGGCTCGATGCAGAGCATCGTGGGGATGCTGCCCGGCATGAGCGGCATGCAGCTGCCCGAAGGCGCGGACAAGCAGATGGCCCGCACCGAAGCGATCATCAAGTCCATGACCTTTCAGGAACGGCGGAAGCCCGAGATCCTCAATGGCAGTCGCCGCAAGCGGATCGCCGACGGCTCGGGCACGAAGATCGTCGAGGTCAACCAGCTCCTGAAACAGTTCTCCGAAATGCAGAAGATGATGCGCATGTTCAAAGGCGGCGGCGGCAAGAAGATGATGCGCCAGCTCGAGGCCATGCGCGGCAAGGGCGGCATGCCGGGCTTCTGA
- a CDS encoding response regulator encodes MKILVVDDEEACRRLLQDIFAAEPYVQITPAGDGAEAWWLLTEPGQEFDVCVIDVKMPVVDGIALVERMRSVPALRMMPVILCTGLSDRETVAKAVRLGITHYVVKPYDTAGLREKIRAAVA; translated from the coding sequence ATGAAAATTCTCGTCGTCGATGATGAAGAGGCCTGCCGCCGTTTGCTGCAGGACATCTTCGCGGCGGAACCCTATGTGCAGATCACGCCGGCCGGGGACGGCGCCGAGGCGTGGTGGCTGCTGACCGAGCCCGGGCAGGAGTTCGACGTCTGCGTCATCGACGTGAAGATGCCCGTGGTCGACGGAATCGCGCTGGTCGAGCGGATGCGATCAGTCCCCGCGCTGCGGATGATGCCCGTGATCCTATGCACCGGCCTGTCCGATCGAGAAACGGTCGCCAAGGCGGTCCGGCTGGGAATCACCCACTACGTCGTGAAGCCCTACGACACGGCGGGCTTGCGCGAAAAGATCCGCGCCGCGGTGGCGTGA
- a CDS encoding Lrp/AsnC family transcriptional regulator: protein MNPVLQLLIEGGSLTTSQMATVMGLTEAEVQQHLEQLKKDKIFLGWHPVLDLSHEAAAAAAVRAVIEVKITPERGGGFNRLADRLARFDEVESCYLMSGGYDLLVFVRGASLQKVAAFVSEKLSTIEGVLSTSTHFMLRCYKEQGFLLSDGESNSSRLNVSP from the coding sequence ATGAATCCTGTTCTACAGCTCTTGATCGAAGGCGGCAGCCTCACGACCAGCCAGATGGCGACGGTCATGGGGTTGACTGAGGCCGAAGTTCAACAGCACCTGGAACAGCTGAAAAAAGATAAAATCTTCCTCGGCTGGCATCCGGTGCTCGATCTTTCGCACGAAGCCGCCGCCGCCGCCGCCGTTCGCGCGGTCATCGAGGTCAAGATCACCCCGGAACGCGGGGGAGGATTCAACCGGCTCGCCGACCGGCTGGCGCGATTCGATGAAGTCGAGTCCTGCTACCTGATGTCGGGCGGCTACGACCTGCTGGTGTTCGTCCGGGGCGCGTCGCTGCAGAAAGTGGCGGCGTTCGTGTCCGAGAAGCTGTCGACGATCGAGGGCGTGCTCTCGACCTCCACCCATTTCATGCTTCGCTGCTACAAGGAGCAGGGTTTCCTGCTCAGCGACGGCGAGAGCAACAGCAGCCGGCTCAACGTCTCGCCCTAA
- a CDS encoding pyridoxal phosphate-dependent aminotransferase has translation MSNDPKRWVAGHVSVLPKSGIRDFFELVAKMKGQDVISLGVGEPDFVTPWHIREAAIYALERGKTYYTSNLGTPELRKAIAGYVAEHFHIGYRPEDQIIVTVGVSEALDLACRAFINPGDKVMFHQPCYVSYHPSIALTHGEPIAVPTYAKDGFALTAAALREAWQPGAKMLMLNLPTNPTGGTCTKKQLTEIAEFCREKDLLVLTDEIYSELTFDGTHTSIASLPGMAERTIFLHGFSKAFAMTGWRIGYACGPATLIDAMMKVHQYTMLCASIVAQEAALEALQHGWDDVLKMREQYHRRRDLIVRRFNEIGLTCHSPRGSFYAFPDVAKTGLSEKDFAVGLLQQERVAVVPGNAFGVNGTGHVRACFATSYEQIVEACDRIERFVAQGRAKR, from the coding sequence ATGAGCAACGACCCGAAACGTTGGGTGGCGGGACACGTGTCCGTGCTGCCGAAGAGTGGCATTCGCGACTTCTTTGAGCTCGTCGCGAAGATGAAGGGCCAGGATGTGATTTCGCTCGGCGTCGGCGAGCCCGACTTCGTCACGCCGTGGCACATCCGCGAAGCCGCGATCTACGCGTTGGAGCGGGGCAAGACCTACTACACGTCGAACCTCGGCACGCCGGAACTGCGCAAGGCGATCGCCGGCTACGTGGCCGAGCATTTTCACATCGGCTATCGGCCGGAGGACCAGATCATCGTGACCGTCGGCGTGAGCGAGGCACTCGATCTCGCCTGCCGCGCGTTCATCAATCCGGGCGACAAGGTGATGTTTCACCAGCCCTGCTACGTGAGCTATCACCCGAGCATCGCGCTGACGCACGGCGAGCCGATCGCGGTGCCGACGTATGCGAAAGATGGATTCGCACTCACTGCCGCGGCGCTGCGCGAGGCGTGGCAGCCCGGCGCGAAGATGCTGATGCTGAACCTGCCGACGAATCCGACCGGCGGCACGTGCACGAAGAAACAACTCACCGAGATCGCGGAGTTCTGCCGCGAGAAAGACCTGCTGGTGCTGACGGACGAGATCTATTCCGAGCTCACGTTCGACGGCACGCACACCAGCATCGCCAGCCTGCCGGGCATGGCCGAGCGCACAATCTTCCTGCACGGTTTCTCGAAGGCGTTCGCGATGACCGGCTGGCGGATCGGCTATGCATGTGGTCCGGCCACGCTGATCGACGCGATGATGAAGGTGCATCAGTATACGATGCTCTGCGCGTCGATCGTCGCGCAGGAAGCGGCGCTCGAAGCGCTGCAGCACGGCTGGGACGACGTCCTCAAGATGCGCGAGCAGTATCATCGCCGGCGCGATCTGATCGTCCGCCGGTTCAACGAAATCGGGCTCACGTGTCACTCGCCGCGCGGCAGCTTTTATGCGTTTCCCGACGTGGCGAAGACCGGGCTCTCGGAGAAGGATTTCGCCGTCGGGCTGCTGCAGCAGGAGAGAGTCGCGGTCGTGCCGGGCAACGCGTTCGGCGTGAATGGCACTGGCCACGTCCGCGCCTGCTTCGCGACGAGCTACGAGCAGATTGTCGAAGCCTGCGACCGGATCGAACGCTTCGTTGCTCAAGGCCGCGCTAAGCGGTAG